In the Candidatus Zixiibacteriota bacterium genome, one interval contains:
- a CDS encoding class I SAM-dependent methyltransferase has translation MSDHADRWAIAQEYEHAWWRKRAAQLNLDFYREYAEELLELLDGIKRLDQHTAILEIGSGAAGILTHLPGAVRCAVDPLEDFYRSVPEFRSYRDPSVTYAAAKAESLSFADAQFDLVICDNVLDHCDQPETALAEMARVMKPDGILYLRLVTYHVWGRLVRVVLERLRVDRGHPHTFTKSDCLGLFVRSGLGTVTMRNVGFARRWRRDLTALQLKRMAKAVLFATQDKTLYILEKQRGER, from the coding sequence ATGTCTGATCATGCCGATCGCTGGGCCATCGCGCAGGAGTATGAACACGCGTGGTGGCGCAAGCGTGCGGCGCAACTCAATCTTGATTTCTATCGCGAATATGCCGAGGAGCTTCTCGAACTGTTAGACGGCATCAAACGGCTCGATCAGCACACCGCCATCCTGGAAATCGGCAGCGGCGCGGCCGGCATCCTGACGCATCTGCCGGGCGCGGTTCGTTGCGCGGTCGACCCCCTCGAAGATTTCTACCGTTCGGTGCCGGAGTTCCGGAGTTATCGAGACCCGTCGGTGACCTATGCTGCGGCAAAGGCCGAATCACTGTCATTTGCAGACGCACAGTTTGACCTCGTGATCTGCGACAATGTGCTGGATCATTGCGACCAACCGGAGACGGCATTGGCCGAGATGGCGCGGGTCATGAAGCCCGACGGGATCTTGTATCTGCGCCTGGTGACGTATCACGTCTGGGGGCGGCTAGTCCGGGTCGTGCTGGAGCGGCTGCGGGTCGACCGCGGTCATCCGCACACCTTTACCAAATCGGATTGCCTCGGCCTGTTCGTTCGCAGCGGGCTCGGCACGGTGACTATGAGAAACGTCGGATTCGCCCGACGCTGGCGCCGTGATCTGACCGCGTTGCAATTGAAGCGGATGGCCAAGGCGGTTCTGTTCGCGACACAGGACAAGACACTGTACATTCTTGAGAAGCAGAGAGGAGAAAGGTGA
- a CDS encoding DUF5916 domain-containing protein, producing MTSQLTMWWRRLTQSLAAGSLCALTAVDGFAQTADTTRKQMTATAIDGAAMRFDGRLDDEVWQSAQWISDFVQKEPNEGTIPDELTEVAVVYDERFLYIGARMEMKKPETMRLELNRRDNPGGAEQMIVSLDTYCDRRTCYDFGISAAGVRFDRYHPVDDEYWREPSYDPVWDARTDVNGGGWTAEMRIPFSQLRFNNRHEQVWGINFNRWIPQRNEDNFWIAVPKNETGWSSRFGNLIGLQGIAPSRRLELLPYAAGDGEFVSNAPGDHPFRDGSDFDSRLGTDLKMGLGPNLTLDATVNPDFGQVEADPAVVNLSAYEVSFTEKRPFFIEGSQLFAPIGPSYFYSRRIGGSPHGSGLAEGDYTDEPSNTTILGAAKITGRLSSGTSVGVLTALTSRERARTLDTATATDPAVHGRTEIEPVTGYGVLRLQQEFGAEKSVAGVMFTGLQRDLDEASPLSELMRKRAYTGNTDWKLRFAKGKYQLSGHAGFSHVAGDTAIIRRTQQSSAHYFQRPDADYVTLDPTRRSLTGWTGSLNLAKNSGKHWLWTAVVYAESPEFELNDVGILGTADDIDQWWNLRYRDNTPGKVFRSYTVGLYGNNGWNFGGIRQYSNVELYSNLTWANWYSSEIFFGVDAPSHSDNLTRGGPSVGTPFGWWFGTGTWNNFSAQTRYGAFVYGNHNDWGSWYYELETEFSTRGRRWSFSVEPGYSRNISRRQYISPGDTLIDGSPDTYGKRYLFGSIEQSELSAEIRINYFFTPDLSLELYAEPFAASGRYFRFGELPAADSRDIRVYGTDGTTITGDGEGNYHVTDDGVAFDIEQPDFGFRSFRSNVVMRWEFRRGSTLFLVWQQNRWGEEEPGLLISPRDVTRSLSAAGDNFLALKIAYWIPVS from the coding sequence GTGACATCTCAACTGACCATGTGGTGGCGCCGGCTGACGCAGTCTTTGGCGGCGGGGTCCCTCTGCGCCCTGACCGCCGTAGACGGATTCGCACAGACCGCCGACACGACCCGGAAGCAGATGACCGCAACGGCGATCGACGGAGCCGCCATGCGCTTCGACGGGCGTCTCGATGACGAGGTCTGGCAGTCCGCGCAATGGATCAGCGATTTCGTGCAAAAGGAGCCGAACGAAGGCACGATCCCCGATGAATTGACCGAGGTCGCCGTTGTGTATGATGAGCGTTTCCTCTACATCGGTGCGCGCATGGAGATGAAAAAACCGGAAACGATGCGCCTGGAACTGAACCGCCGCGACAATCCCGGCGGCGCCGAGCAGATGATCGTCTCACTGGACACCTATTGTGATCGCCGGACCTGCTACGACTTCGGCATCAGCGCCGCCGGTGTCCGCTTCGACCGTTACCATCCGGTCGACGATGAATACTGGCGCGAGCCGTCGTACGATCCGGTGTGGGATGCGCGCACCGACGTCAACGGCGGCGGCTGGACCGCCGAAATGCGCATCCCGTTTTCGCAACTGCGCTTCAATAACCGACACGAACAGGTATGGGGCATCAACTTCAACCGTTGGATACCACAGCGCAATGAAGACAATTTCTGGATTGCGGTTCCGAAAAATGAGACGGGGTGGTCGTCACGCTTCGGCAACTTGATCGGGCTGCAAGGCATCGCACCGTCGCGGCGGCTGGAGCTGCTCCCCTATGCCGCCGGAGACGGAGAGTTTGTCTCCAATGCCCCCGGCGATCATCCGTTTCGCGATGGTTCGGATTTCGATTCACGCTTGGGAACCGACCTGAAGATGGGTCTGGGCCCCAACCTCACACTGGACGCCACGGTCAATCCGGATTTCGGACAGGTCGAGGCCGACCCGGCGGTCGTGAACCTGAGCGCCTACGAAGTGTCTTTCACGGAGAAGCGGCCGTTTTTCATCGAAGGCAGCCAGCTTTTTGCGCCGATCGGCCCGAGCTATTTCTACTCGCGACGGATCGGGGGCAGCCCGCACGGCAGCGGTCTGGCCGAAGGCGACTATACCGACGAACCGTCGAACACGACCATCCTGGGCGCAGCGAAAATCACCGGGCGATTGAGTTCCGGCACCTCGGTCGGCGTCCTGACCGCCCTGACATCGCGCGAACGCGCCCGCACGCTCGACACGGCCACGGCGACCGATCCGGCCGTTCACGGACGCACCGAGATCGAGCCGGTCACCGGGTACGGGGTGCTGCGCCTTCAACAGGAGTTCGGAGCGGAGAAATCGGTCGCAGGGGTGATGTTCACCGGGCTCCAGCGCGATCTGGACGAGGCCTCTCCCCTGTCGGAGTTGATGCGGAAACGCGCCTACACCGGCAACACCGACTGGAAACTGCGCTTTGCCAAGGGTAAATACCAATTGAGCGGTCATGCGGGCTTCAGTCACGTGGCCGGCGATACGGCGATCATCCGTCGCACGCAGCAATCCAGCGCGCACTACTTCCAGCGTCCCGATGCCGATTATGTGACGCTCGATCCGACGCGCAGATCGCTGACCGGATGGACCGGGTCATTGAATCTGGCCAAAAACAGCGGCAAGCACTGGCTCTGGACGGCGGTCGTGTACGCCGAATCGCCCGAGTTCGAACTCAACGACGTCGGCATTCTCGGCACGGCCGATGATATCGACCAATGGTGGAACCTGCGTTACCGTGACAATACGCCGGGCAAGGTCTTCCGCAGCTACACGGTCGGGTTGTATGGAAACAACGGCTGGAACTTCGGCGGCATCCGGCAGTACAGCAATGTCGAACTCTACAGCAACCTGACCTGGGCGAACTGGTATTCCAGCGAGATCTTCTTCGGCGTCGATGCGCCGTCGCACAGCGACAATCTCACGCGCGGCGGTCCGTCGGTCGGCACGCCGTTCGGCTGGTGGTTCGGCACCGGTACGTGGAATAATTTCTCGGCGCAGACGCGCTATGGCGCCTTTGTCTACGGCAACCACAACGACTGGGGCAGTTGGTACTACGAACTGGAAACGGAATTCTCGACGCGCGGACGGCGGTGGTCGTTTTCGGTCGAGCCCGGATACTCCCGCAACATCAGCCGTCGGCAGTACATCAGTCCGGGCGACACGCTGATCGACGGCTCGCCGGACACGTACGGGAAGCGATACTTGTTCGGTTCCATCGAGCAGAGCGAATTGTCGGCGGAAATACGCATCAACTATTTCTTCACGCCCGATTTGAGTCTCGAATTGTACGCCGAGCCGTTCGCGGCCAGCGGGCGATACTTTCGATTCGGCGAACTGCCCGCCGCCGACAGCCGCGACATCCGCGTCTATGGCACGGACGGGACCACGATCACCGGCGACGGCGAGGGAAATTATCATGTGACCGACGACGGCGTCGCCTTCGACATCGAACAACCCGATTTCGGCTTTCGTTCATTCCGCAGCAACGTCGTGATGCGTTGGGAGTTTCGCCGCGGCAGCACGCTCTTCCTCGTGTGGCAGCAGAACCGCTGGGGCGAGGAGGAACCGGGGCTGCTCATCAGTCCGCGCGATGTCACACGCTCGCTCTCGGCCGCCGGGGATAACTTCCTGGCGCTGAAGATCGCTTACTGGATACCGGTCTCCTGA
- a CDS encoding peptidylprolyl isomerase yields the protein MIRRLIQAAAAAILSASAVAPANAESVVARVAGDTITDSAIINLAMNRRWYGGDPETDRARIETLIEDAIADYLISAEARTRKINDDFQAVSNLKNALSALGQELFKNEYVAPRLQLDSATLDTFYQNHIARYTTTRDQRRVRHITVAKPGRGLPENYSKYRDPVYDGWDPRRKIDSIYVRLANGEDFHELAYVHSEDLHSRGSKGDIGWVSEHSLGEGAFADSCLAMTLYHISRPVEGANAWHIIQVTAERPAGPVTVDLEIARDMGRILMEQQAPAIQDTIADSIFAAGELQIQESSLRIPDDQLRPEIPLAVVNGTDTVFAVSYLREKIQLERVNGGPLDVEGKRRIIRERYFPPACWTKLYRDWGYLDRPAVREKIRDQAHRELAGTVKVEVNVPGPPPDSSTIVAYYQTHQDEFETRRQTLRQAWNTIRQRLMDESYERARRQRLLVLEARHGVTRYPENIAQLRLPERP from the coding sequence ATGATTCGTCGTCTCATTCAGGCCGCCGCCGCGGCCATTCTCAGCGCATCGGCCGTCGCGCCGGCAAATGCCGAATCGGTCGTAGCGCGCGTGGCGGGCGATACCATTACCGACTCGGCCATCATCAATCTGGCGATGAATCGCCGCTGGTACGGCGGCGACCCGGAGACGGATCGTGCGCGTATCGAGACACTGATCGAGGATGCCATCGCCGACTACCTGATCAGCGCGGAGGCCCGGACGCGAAAAATCAACGATGACTTCCAGGCGGTGTCGAACCTGAAAAATGCGCTCTCAGCGCTGGGGCAGGAACTGTTTAAGAATGAGTATGTGGCGCCGCGCCTGCAGTTGGATTCGGCCACGCTGGACACTTTCTACCAGAATCACATCGCGCGTTACACGACCACCCGCGATCAGCGTCGCGTGCGACACATCACCGTCGCCAAACCCGGCAGAGGACTGCCCGAGAACTACTCGAAATACCGCGACCCGGTGTACGACGGCTGGGACCCCAGGCGCAAGATCGACTCCATCTATGTACGCCTGGCCAACGGCGAGGACTTCCACGAATTGGCGTACGTGCACAGCGAGGATCTGCACAGCCGGGGCAGCAAGGGCGACATCGGTTGGGTCTCCGAACATTCCCTGGGCGAGGGCGCATTTGCCGACAGTTGTCTGGCGATGACGCTGTATCACATCAGCCGCCCTGTTGAAGGAGCCAACGCCTGGCACATCATTCAGGTGACCGCCGAACGTCCCGCCGGACCGGTCACCGTCGACCTGGAAATCGCGCGCGATATGGGACGCATTCTGATGGAGCAGCAGGCCCCCGCGATCCAGGACACCATCGCCGACTCGATCTTCGCGGCCGGTGAACTGCAGATTCAGGAATCTTCGCTACGAATTCCCGATGATCAGCTTCGGCCGGAAATCCCGTTGGCCGTCGTCAACGGCACCGATACGGTCTTCGCCGTGTCCTATCTGCGTGAGAAAATTCAGTTGGAGCGCGTCAATGGCGGCCCGCTTGATGTGGAGGGCAAACGCCGGATCATCCGCGAACGGTATTTTCCGCCCGCATGTTGGACGAAGCTCTATCGCGACTGGGGCTACCTCGATCGGCCCGCCGTGCGTGAGAAGATCCGAGACCAGGCGCATCGGGAGTTGGCCGGAACCGTCAAAGTGGAAGTCAACGTCCCTGGGCCGCCCCCCGACAGCAGCACCATCGTCGCCTATTACCAGACGCATCAGGACGAGTTTGAAACCCGCCGCCAGACATTGCGGCAGGCGTGGAACACGATCCGTCAGCGGCTGATGGACGAGTCGTACGAACGCGCCCGGCGGCAACGCCTCCTGGTCCTTGAAGCGCGCCACGGCGTGACGCGGTATCCGGAGAACATCGCCCAATTGCGTCTGCCCGAACGCCCATGA
- a CDS encoding GspH/FimT family pseudopilin: MMRPIRNERGVTLVELSVVGALIGILAALSIPKWFEAMPRIRTKAEVRNVISTLREARSLAVATKNPFGVNFNQADNKFTLFVDTDSPQDKAYTQSDSVIVSTEIKHGVKIQYDTFGNNTVVFDPDGAASASGHVMLTSEDYQNQFSIDVLASTGRVKLFEGYPTD, translated from the coding sequence ATGATGAGACCCATTCGCAATGAACGCGGGGTGACACTGGTCGAGTTGAGCGTCGTCGGCGCGTTGATCGGAATCCTGGCCGCCCTGTCCATTCCCAAATGGTTTGAAGCGATGCCGCGAATACGTACCAAGGCCGAAGTGCGCAACGTCATCTCGACTTTGCGCGAGGCGCGTTCGCTGGCGGTGGCCACGAAAAACCCGTTCGGGGTCAATTTCAATCAAGCCGACAACAAATTCACGCTGTTCGTGGACACCGACTCCCCCCAGGACAAGGCCTACACGCAGAGCGATTCGGTGATCGTGTCCACCGAGATCAAACACGGCGTCAAAATCCAATATGACACTTTCGGCAACAATACCGTGGTGTTCGATCCCGATGGCGCCGCCAGCGCCAGCGGGCACGTCATGCTGACATCCGAGGACTATCAGAACCAATTCTCCATCGACGTTTTGGCGTCGACGGGGCGTGTGAAGCTCTTCGAAGGATATCCCACCGACTGA
- a CDS encoding SEC59/DGK1/VTE5 family protein, whose product MTAAPGDSSDIGYGAEVRRKLLHLVALIIPSGYYWAGRWPSVVVVFFFFCFSLFDDLARLRRWPIRSLWCPWVDPIVRPKESTGFTGATHILLSGWLCPLLFVMPAAAIGMVAIILGDIAAALVGRRWGKHPLGNNRTLEGSLAFLMAAGLGGLLVPGVPVALALGAALLATAVEALSTRIDDNLTVPLVVGLAVHLVIIW is encoded by the coding sequence ATGACCGCTGCGCCCGGTGACTCATCGGACATCGGCTATGGGGCCGAGGTCCGCCGCAAGCTGTTGCATCTCGTCGCGCTGATTATTCCGTCGGGATATTACTGGGCGGGACGATGGCCGTCGGTCGTCGTGGTCTTCTTCTTTTTTTGTTTCTCGTTATTCGATGATCTCGCACGGCTGCGGCGATGGCCGATTCGATCGCTGTGGTGTCCGTGGGTCGATCCGATTGTGCGCCCGAAAGAGTCGACCGGATTCACCGGCGCGACGCACATCCTCCTGTCGGGGTGGCTATGTCCGTTGCTGTTCGTCATGCCGGCTGCGGCCATCGGCATGGTGGCGATCATTCTCGGCGACATCGCCGCGGCGCTCGTGGGCCGTCGCTGGGGAAAACATCCGCTGGGCAACAACCGCACGCTCGAGGGCTCGCTCGCCTTCCTGATGGCCGCCGGGTTGGGCGGATTGCTCGTCCCCGGCGTCCCCGTCGCGCTGGCGTTGGGCGCGGCGCTGCTGGCCACCGCCGTCGAAGCGCTGTCAACACGCATTGACGACAACCTCACGGTGCCGCTCGTGGTCGGGTTGGCCGTGCATCTTGTTATCATCTGGTGA
- a CDS encoding amidohydrolase family protein: MEVIDTHTHFLSYNYFRLLTQHRETFGDVDGFIRAQGRKHEFVVPDQDPVRLADRWVIELDSHKVARAVLISGMPGDEASIKDAMRIYPDRFIGVMMVNPYLSIAEELVEHAAGEWGFRGIALYPSLHRFSASSSRIYPIYRIARRHQLAVFIHFGRLRIAAWQWWGLRETPDRSYADPADLHQAATDFPSINFIVPCFGAGTLSQLLRIGLQCPNVYVDTASSNSWLEDQSEFRDLAHVFEKALEVFGPGRILFGTDSGLFPRGWRASVFEAQLGAMRAVGVSERAIEAIVGQNARQVFGIDRRLPAFVH; encoded by the coding sequence ATGGAAGTTATTGATACACATACACATTTCCTGTCTTACAACTACTTCCGTTTGCTGACACAGCATCGTGAAACCTTCGGCGATGTCGACGGGTTCATTCGGGCCCAGGGTCGCAAGCATGAATTCGTGGTCCCCGATCAGGACCCAGTCCGCTTGGCGGATCGCTGGGTCATCGAGTTAGACAGCCACAAGGTGGCCCGTGCGGTCCTCATTTCGGGTATGCCGGGCGATGAGGCCTCGATCAAGGATGCGATGCGGATCTACCCCGACCGTTTCATCGGGGTGATGATGGTCAACCCCTACTTGTCCATTGCCGAGGAGTTGGTGGAGCATGCGGCGGGTGAGTGGGGATTTCGCGGAATCGCCCTGTACCCGTCGCTGCATCGCTTCTCGGCGAGTTCCAGCCGGATTTACCCGATCTATCGGATCGCGCGTCGGCACCAGTTGGCGGTCTTCATTCACTTCGGACGGCTGCGTATCGCCGCATGGCAATGGTGGGGTTTGCGTGAGACACCCGATCGCAGCTATGCCGACCCCGCCGATTTGCATCAGGCCGCAACCGATTTCCCGTCCATCAATTTCATCGTGCCGTGCTTCGGCGCGGGAACGCTCTCGCAGTTGCTGCGCATCGGCCTGCAGTGCCCGAATGTTTATGTCGATACGGCCTCATCGAACAGTTGGCTCGAAGATCAGTCGGAGTTCCGCGATCTCGCCCATGTGTTCGAGAAGGCGCTGGAGGTCTTCGGGCCGGGCCGGATTCTGTTCGGCACGGACTCGGGGCTGTTCCCACGCGGCTGGCGCGCGTCGGTTTTTGAAGCTCAGCTTGGCGCCATGCGGGCAGTCGGCGTCTCCGAACGCGCCATCGAGGCGATTGTCGGCCAGAATGCGCGACAGGTGTTCGGGATCGACCGGCGTCTGCCGGCGTTTGTACACTGA